The Patescibacteria group bacterium genome segment CCAGTGAAAAAGAAAGATTGGCCAAAGAAGTTTTTCCGGACCTGAGAATAGGCCTTCTCCATGGCCGACTCAAAAGTAAAGAAAAAGATAAAGTTTTTGAGAAATTTAGACAAGGAAAAATAGATATCCTTGTTTCCACGCCCGTGGTTGAAGTCGGAATTGACATTCCCACAGCCATAATTATGCTGGTTGAAGCCGCCGAGCGCTTTGGTTTGGCTCAACTTCACCAGTTAAGAGGTCGGGTGGGTCGGAGCGGTCAACAAGCTTACTGTCTCCTCTTCAGTGCAACGCCTAGTGAAAAATCTCTTAAAAGACTCAAAGCCTTAGAAAGAATTACAACCGGATCAGAGTTGGCCGAAATAGACCTAAAATTACGGGGACCAGGGGAAATCTATGGTACTCAACAACACGGTTTTTTTAATCTTCGCGTGGCCTCTTTTTCAGATCTAAAAATGATTAAAGAAACCCGCCAGGCAGCCGAAAAGATTATTAAAGAAATCAAGTACTATCCCTCCTTGCAAGCCAGGCTCAAAAAAGATACAATTAAAGCCGTTGAACCAAATTAAAGAAAATAAATAAACATGGGAGCCTTACCAAAAAGAAGAATTTCAACCGCCAGAAAGGGGAAAAGAAGAGCGGCGATTAAATTAAAAAGGTCGCAACTCATTAATTGTCCTAACTGTAGTCAGCCAAAAAAACCTCATCAAGTTTGCCCGGCTTGTGGCTATTATAAGGGAAAAGAAGTGGTTAAACCTAAAGTTAAAAAAGGAAAGAAATCAACCTAGAGTAAAGGTTATGAAAACGCCCTATGACCCCAGGCACATCAGAAGACAAAAAGCAATTAAAAACTTATTTCGTTGGAGTTTTCGATCTGATCAAAAGATTAAAAATGAATTGGCTAAGAAAATCCTTGTTAACAGCAAGAAGATTAACGAAATTATTGTTCAATCGGCCCCAGATTGGCCAATTGAACAAATTAATCGAGTTGATTTAGCCATTCTTCGATTAGCCATCTATGAGCTGGTAATTGTTAAAAAAGAGCCACCAAAAGTCATTATCGACGAAGCGGTTGAATTAGCCAAGCGTTATGGCAGCGAAAAAAGCTCTAGTTTTGTTAATGGGGTTTTGGGAACGGTTTTAAAAAAAGTCGAAAAAAAGGAAAAAGATAAAAAGACTGTTTCCCGGAAAAAATCAAAATGACCAAAGTTGAAGAAAAAATCATTAGTTTAATCTCGGAAAACCTAGGCGCCACTAAGGAAGAAATCACACCTAAATCAAGTCTTAGAAAAGATTTGGGTGCAGAAACTTTAATGATTTCTGATTTATTAGCCAAGATTCAGGAAACTTTTAATATCGACCTTGAAGAGATTGAGCCTGAAAAAGTCAAGTTTGTCGATCAATTGATTAATTTAGTGACTGCCGAAATCGAATGAAAAAAAATTTAGATATTCTTCAGCAAAATTTAGGAATAAAATTTAATCAGCCTCAATTACTGGCTCAGGCAATGGTCCACCGTTCTTATCTCAACGAAACAACCGGAGCTGATTTAGAATCCAACGAAAGACTGGAATTTTTAGGAGACGTCGTTCTTTCTTTTATTATTTCCAATTGGCTTTATCAGGAATTTCCCAATTATAAAGAGGGTCAGTTAACCAATCTTCGTTCTAATCTCGTCAGAACAACCACCCTGGCAAAAATTGCTGATCAACTAAAAATTGGCCAAAACCTCCTGATGAGTCGAGGCGAAAAAAGCTCTGGGGGAGAAAAAAACCCTTCTCTCCTAGCTAATAGTCTCGAAGCGGTGATTGGGGCCATTTTTTTTGACCAGGGTCTTGCTAAAACAGAAGCCTTTGTCAAAAAGCAATTTAAATCATTTTTAGAAAAAATTGTTGCCAAAGGAGAATTTAAAGACAGCAAAAGCCTCCTTCAGGAAAAACTCCAAGAAGAATTTAAAGAAACACCAATTTATAAGACCCTTAAAGAAGAAGGACCAGATCATGCTAAAATTTTTACGGTTGGTGTTTATAGTCAAGGTGATCTTTTAACTCAGGAAAAAGGAAAAAGCAAACAAGAGGCCGAAGAAAAAGCGGCCAAAGCTGCCCTTGAAAAAATAGAAGATAACCGTTAAAATTCTAGCATTATGGTTAAAATTAGACTAACTCGAACCGGCAAAAGAAACGCTCCCTCTTACCGAATTGTGGTTATGGATTCCCGGACTAAGCGAAATGGACGGGTAATTGAAAATCTTGGTTTTTATGATCCCAAAACTAAACCCACTACCATTAAATTCGATCGAAAAAGAGTTGATTATTGGCTTTCTCAAGGAGCCCAAATGACGGAAGTGGTCAAAAAACTATTAAAAAAATAGAGGATTCATGAAACAACTCCTAGAATTCTTAATCAAGTCAATTGTTGAAAAGCCTCAAGCAGTTAAAATTAAAGAAGAAGAAAAAGAAAACTTCGCTGAATATTCGATCAAGGTTGACCCTGAAGATATAAAAATTGTCATTGGTAAAAACGGTCAAACCATCCGCGCGATTCGCACCTTAGCCAAAACCAAAGCCATTAAACAAGGCAAAAAGATTAATCTTAAATTAGAAGAAAATCAGTAAGTAAAGGGATTTTCCTTGCCGCTCGTTATTAAGGGTAGACTCGTTTGGCTCAAAACCGTCAGGTAGCCTTTAATTTTCTGATAGACCTCTTCCTCTTCCGAACTGATGGGAATAATCGTCCGATCAGCTTTGCCGATAAATTCAGGTGAGGCAAGATAGTAAGTCTCCAATTCAAGCTTGCTTTCAAAAATATCTTCCTCTTGATTAAGACTGATTTGCCTAATCCGCATTAAGGGCGAGATTGACTCGACAGACTTAAAGAATTCATATAAATCTCCACGATCACCACTAACACTTAAACTAATTGTCAACGAAGGAAAACTTTCTTTGTTCCCCTTGGTTTGAATTTTTCCCGACTCAGTTGATATCTCGCCGATTTGAACATCCAGACCATGAATCTCTAAATCATTTTCACTAGCTAAACTTCTTAAGCTAGCAAAGATGAGGGGTCCGTTTTTATCAATAGGCAAAACTTTGACTATCTGATTAGCTCTTGCCTCTAGCTCACTTCGATCATAGCCTTGTAAAATGGCCATCTTCTGCGATAATTGAGCTAATTCATCCTTTTGTTTACCCAGTTCTCCTCTTACCTTTAAAATCTCACCAAGTTTTGGCTTGACTACCAAAACGCCTGACAAAACGATTAGAACAATGACAATCAGAGGGAAAAGAAATTCCCGAAACTTGGACAAACCTGGTAATTTATTGATTCCTATCTTCATTTTTATTTAATCAACCAAAACTTCAAAATTAAAATTATAGATACCGTCTTCTTGTCGGCCAGCGGAAACCAGAGTACTGCTGGTGACGTCACCATCATCAACCGCTTCTTTTAAACTCTTTAAAAAAGACGACAAGGCTGGCGCATTATCGGCTAAGCCTGAAAAAATTATTTCTCCATTAGAATTCCACTTTACACTTTCCAAGGCGATTCCTTGAATCATTAAATCATCTAAGTAATTAAGCCAATGCTCAGGTTGGGGAGTCTCAGTTCCCACTAATCTGGATAAGACTGAAAGACGCTGCTTAACCAGAAACTGCAATGACTCCATTTCTTCTAGACTGACTAACTCCGCCTTTTTTACGGCAATCTTTTTAGTCACTACTTGGGATTCGCGAGTGATTACTAGTCCGTATGAGAAAACTACAGCTACCAACAAACAATAAAGGACAATTAAAAAAATCGTGCCTATCTTCAAAAGGAAACTTTTTCTTTTTTCTGTGGGAGAAAGTTTATCTGCTTGGAGAAGATTAATTTCTTTTGCCGCCATTAATTAAACCTCTTTCATTGCTAAACCAATCGCGGTTGCATAAAGGAATGTTTGAACTTGACTAAGCTGTTTTCTCAAAGTTTCATCCATCTTAATCTGATTAAAAGCATCACCAACTTGAATCTCTAGGCTTAACTTTGAAGCCATAACACTGACTGCTTCCGGCAAGCCAGCCGTACCACCACTAAGGATAACCCGTTTGATTGTTTTTTGGGTTTCGGAACGAAAATATTCAATTGTTTTCTCAATCTCGTTAACAATAACATCAAGAATTGGACCAATGGCCCCCTTAACTTTACCTTCTAACTTCTTCGGGTCAACACCATAAGCCTTTTTGTAAGCCTCTGCCTGACTCGGATCTAGTCCCAAGCTGGTAGCAATTGCTCTCGTCAAGGCTTCACCACCAGTGCTGACGGAACGAGAAAAAACAACCAAGCCTTTTTCAACCACGGCCATGTCAGTCGCCTTAGCTCCTAAATCCACCACCAAAGCCGCTTCTCCTTCTGGCCCAACCAAACCCCTGGCCAGAGCAACAATTTCTGTCTCTAAACTGACCGGATTTAAACCAGCTGTCTTAAGAACCTTTAAAGTTTTTTCAACAAGTCTCGTTGGCGCCGCCACAATCAAAACTTGAATTTTCTCTTGATTATTAACATTAATTCGCCCCACTACTTGATGAGCTAAAGTCGCTTCCTCTAAAGGAATGGGTACGTATTGCTCTGCCTCCCACTTAATGGCTGATTTTAACTCCTCTTCAGACAAGGGTGGTAAATTAATCGTCCGGGTAAAAACCTGATCTTGAGGAAGGGCTGTGTTCACGTTATTAGTGGAAATCTTAGCTTCGCTTTGAAGTTTTTTAATTGCCTCGGCTAGGGCGGTCAGATCAGTATCCGCCTCTGAAGCCAGTCCTTTTTGAGTTGAGGGACTTGAACCAAAAGCCACTAAACGATACTCCTTGCCGCTTTTAGCTAGCTGGACAACTTTAAGATTATAGGAACCAATATCTAAACCAAAAAATTCCATGGGCAGATTATGATTTTATCAAATCCTCTTCGCTAAATAAGACGTAATCAAAAATGGCTGGCGGCGCTTCAAAGAGCTGACATTGTTCTACCTTTCGGCTAATACCCGCGCCTACATCCGAGGCGGTTACTTGGTAGCATTGACCTTGAAGAGGCAAGTCGGCATCGCCTCTAATCGCTAAAGCTTGTTCTACATCATTATAAATGAGTTTTAGTCTCAAGGCATAACTGCCACTAGGGATACTTACTGTAGCTTTAAAGGGAAAAGTAAAAGTCTGGTCATCAATAGTAAGCGATTCACCTGAACTAGCCAGCGTAAAATTGTTACTTGTCGTTCTGTTTGAATCAGGGTCAAAAGCAGATTTAGTCGTCTTAAACTCACCATCATTATAAATAATGGTTGCTTCTAAAGCTGGAGTGGTAGGTTCATTAGCTACTTGATCTTCATTACCCCAGAAAATTTCGATTGTCCCGCCATCCTGGTAAAAACCTGAAGAGGGGTTAAGGTCACCAGTAGTTTCATCGTGATCAATTAACCAAATTGTCTGAGTTTTACCAGCATCAATCTCTTTAGGAAACCGAAAACTGTTTTTACCACTTCCACCTAAAGAAATTGTTTCAGCAGCAATCGTAAAGTCTTCTGCTGAAAAATCCGGTAAGTCCTGACCAGCTAAAAGGCTTTCTAAACCCGCTTCGGCTACTGAAAAAGCCCTGGCTGATTCTTCTTGCTCTTGAGAAAGACGAATATCAGTCACTGAACGGGAAACAACTGACAGACCAATTGTCAAAGCTACGGCCATAATTAATAAAATTACTAATAAAGCTTGGCCTGAATTAGTTTTTTTCTTCATCTCTTCCATTCTAATGAGATAACTAGCTCTCTGTCAAATAATTACTCGGGAATATTCCTCAAACTGATCGTTGTTTTAAAATCAATCACCGCTCCTTCTTCTGGATGACCCACACTGGCACCGCTTAAGAGAGTGAAACTAATCGCCACCACATCGGGATCAAGATCCCCATCTTCCCGACAATCAAAAGCACAACTGCTAAGTGTCAGTCCGCCACTAATTAATTCGCCTGAGTTTGAACTGATGGTACTGCTATCACAACTAAATTCAGTTGAACCACCATCAGGATTTTTAATTTTTATCCTGGTCATCCCTAACTCACATGTCTGTTCATTACTGTTTTCTTCAAGATAACGGGCGTTTCTAATCATTCTTTCCATCACCCCTAGGGCATAATCACCGTTTTGTTTAACTGCACTGACGGTTTTTGATTTGGTTGAGCCCCTTAATAAACTAAAAAAGCTACCTGAACCAATAACCGCAATAATGCCAAAAAGACTAACCACCACCAAGATTTCAATTAAAGTAAAACCCTTTTTCTTTACCATCTGGTTAAATAAGTTTCTAAGTTTGACTTATGCGTCCCCTTAGCATCTACCCAGGTAACAGTCACAATGACCCTGACGCGATCAACAACATTAGACTCACAAGTCACTGTTCTGGTAAAACCCTCAATCTCCTCGAATGACGGACAGCTACCAGCAAAAAAAGAATCAGGATCGCTATCTCTAAAGGCTCTGACTTCTTCAATTGCCTCTCGGGCGTATTGAGTAGCCAGAGATTGTTTGCTAGCAAAAGTCATATTTCGAACAGAAATGGTCGTCGCCGTAACCAAAGCAAGAATCACCAAAACGGTCACGGCTATCGCCGCTAAAACCTCAATTAAAGACTGGCCTGATTCTTGTTTTTTCATTTATTCAGAGATTAAATCAATCTTACCATCAGGATAAACTTCTAAATTCTTTGTTGTCCCATAACCTGATAAAGTAATGGTAGCGCCTGATTCTTCTTGAATATCCGTTCCACCAGTAATCGGTTTAAACAAAATACCATCTTCCGGACTTTCTGTGATTTTTACTCCTGATGACAACTGAGTATCGCTAATAAGTTTCAAATCCAGACCACCACCACAACTTGAATAAAGAACGTAGTTACCCGGACTAAAGTCAACTAAAACACCATCAAAAACTCCTTCAGTACATTCTTTTTTACCTGACAAAGCCTTGCTTCGAGCATCAGTTAAATCAGTTTTCAATTCTAAAATTGCTTGTTCCAAGATTTGCTGACGATTAAACTTCATGTACTGAGCCAAACCAAGAGAGAACAAAATGGCCATCACTGAAACAACTACCAAAATTTCAATGAGAGTAAAACCTGACTTTTTCTTTATCATCAAAAAAGATTATCAGAACATTGATAGACAATAACACATCTCCGGTCCACCACAATTAGAATCATAATAAAGACACTGGCCCTCTTTTTCTGTAAAACATCTAAGAGCATCAAAACAATAACCGCCAGTAGGAACATATGGTCGACATTCACCCGAGTAACAATATCCGTCATAATTTCCGTAATCACAATCCTCATAGTTGTCAACATTCTCACGTTGACAACTACCAGCGACACAACTATCGATGGTACATTCTTCTTCATCATCATTACAATCAAGACACAAAGCCCCTCCGGTGCCACATTCTTCAAGCGTTGTCCCTGCTTCACAAACAGAACCAGACCAGCAACCAGAACAAGGAGTAGGGGAGGGCGAAACAATTTCTAATTTTCCAGCAGGAGTAACGAGCACCCCCGCCGTATTACCAGCTCCACCACTACCAGCCACTAAAACAATTGTTTCATCTTCAGATAAATCAGTGCCACCGGTAAAACTTTTAAAAAGAATTTCATCAGGATAACTACCTAAACTAACCTGTTCTATCTTGTAAGTAGTAATCAAAATTAAAGCCGTTTTGTTGTTGCAGCTTGAATAGAGACTGTATTCTGCGTCCCCAAATCTGACTAAAATTCCATCAAAGACACCTTCACAATCTTTTTTACCAGAAAGAGCCATTTCTCGAGCATAAGCCAGATTGTTTTTAAGGCCTAAAACAGCCTGACCTAAAACCTGTTGACGATTAAACTTCATGTACTGAGCCAAGCCAATCGAGAAGAGAATCGCTAAAATAGAAATCATAACTAAGAGCTCAACCAAAGTGAAACCAAAAACCGAAGATTTTGAGCAGGCTCTCTTCATGTTCTAAGGGGGGCCTACTTTATAATTACATGCTGCACTTCCACATGAATCAGCAACACCACAAAGATCAGAGCCAGGATTTTCTAAAGCGGTACATAATTCATAACTATTAGCGCTACCACTGTAATAGTAACTTCGGCCATCAATCGGATCTTCAGGCATCGGCGATAAATAATCAGAACAGTCTGAAGTCGGATCTGATCCTACTGGATAAGAACCAACATCATTCCGGCACATCTCTAAACCACTCCTAATCTGCTCCAGGTCAGACTTTCTTTTCCCATCCCGGGCTGATTGCCTGGCTCCCTGATAAGAAACCAAAGCCAAACCAGAGAGAACAGCGATAATCGTCACTGCCACTAAAAGTTCAATTAGAGTAAAGCCTTTTTTGTTCATGGACATGTTGCAAACGTTGGTTCAGTGTCATCGTCAGTGGTGTCTGATTTGCCACTTGAACAAACATACCACCAGCCAGCTGTTTCCAAATCAGCATATAAAATATAAGCTGTTCCTTGTAAATCCGAGATGTAATAATATTTTTTTCCAGTAGTCGGGTCAGTAGGACAATCGGAAATAAACTCATCCAAATCAGCCCCACTTCCACAAAAACCAGCCACATCATACTTGCTGGTATGAACAGGATAAAGACCATTATTACTAGCCGCATAATTTTCCAAACCATTCCGATATTGGGATAAATCCGACCTTCTTTGGGTATCTCTGGTCTGTTTTTGGGCACCAGAATAACTGACAAAAGTCAGAGAAGCCAAAATACCAATAATCGAGATAACGACCAATAATTCAATGAGAGTAAAACCTTTTTTCATTTTCACCTCCTTTTCCTTAAAAGCTAATCAGCACAAACGACATACTGAGTTTCATCACAATCTTCTTCATTTTCGAAAATCCCACAATGAATCTGAGACTCGCAAATATCGCTATCAGATTTATTTTCTAGGTCCGCCCAAAGTAAAAAATCCTGTTCAGTCGCCTGGGCATAACTGTAACTAGCGTCAGGATCAGGATCTTCAGGTAAAGTCTTCATATAAACCATGTCGCCACAAGCAAATTGAGAACCCCAGTCAAAAGTCTTGCTTTCGGTCCCTTCACAAGCAACTATCTGATCACCACTTGCTTCTGGATATCCATCATAATCATTGTAATATAATCTCAAGGCCTTTTTGACTTGATCCAAATCAGACTTTCGCTGAACATCCCTAGCTCTAGCTCGAGCCGAATTGAAATTGACCATCACCAAAGCCGCTAAAACGCCAATAATCGAAACGACGACTAATAATTCAATTAGAGTAAAACCTTTTTTATTCATGGCGCTACATTAGCACTAGAAACACCATAATTACATTCCTCACCGCCACAACTTGTTCCTGAATAAGAACCTGAATCGGGTATAGCTGCATCCTTCACATTTTCTAATCTAGCATAAATTCGGTAGGAAGTTCCATCCGCAGAATAATAAGCGTAATTACCAAATTTAGGATCTTTAGGAATCTCTTTCATATATAGAGTCTCATGCTCATCACTCCAAGAACCACCCCCACCAGGAAAATCTGCGGTTAAAGGATATCCGCCCTTATCATTGTAATAAGCTTCTAGAGCCCGTTGAATTTGACCCAAATCATGTTTGCGCTGAGCGTCTCGGCTTTTGATTTGGGAACTCCGAAAACTCGCCAAGCCAATCGTGGACAAAAAGCCCAAGATGGCGATGACAATCAAAAGTTCAATTAAGGTAAAACCTTTTTTGCTCACTATTAATCAGCCTTACAAGCTAAATCTAAAATACACTTATCATCTTCTGGTCCCGGACTATCTCCTTTGTCACAAAAATAGTAATAAGGACTATAAGTATCAGGACAACAAGATCGACAAATTTCTTTCCAGCACCAAGGTGTTCCTTCTACTGTTTTACAGGTTGGTATTGCCTCTAAAGGTATTTCTGGGGGAAATTCACCAGGTGGCGGCTCTTCAGATGGTTCTTCTCCAGGAGGTGTTTCACCAGGTGGCGGTTCTTCTCCAGGAATATAGACCCAAAATTCGCCTGGCAAACGAGCTACTTCGGTGACATTAGGACTACTTACCCAGTAATTATAATTGCAGCCTGGCCCGCAACCGCCACTGGGGCAGTCAACATTACTATCACAACCTACTTTAGCAATAATCGGATCATTTTCATTCTCTAGTTTGGTATAAATTTTATACCATTTATTGCAACCACTCCCTTCCTCAAAGGTATACATATAATTGTAGTAGACATTATTAAGGGGATCACAAGGAATTTCGGAAAGATAACCCTCAAAGAATTCACCCTGGGTTGGACCACAAACCACCATCCCTTCAGGATAGCAAACACTATCATTAGCGTAATCTTCAAGTAAATTCTGCCAAGTCGCTAAATCAGCTTTGCGCCGTGCGTCCCGGCCTTTCAGTAATTGAAGTCGATAAGCCCAAAGAGCGATTAATAAAAAAATAGCAATAATCGCCACCACAATCATAATCTCAATCAGAGTAAAACCCTTAACTGTCTTCTTTCTTCTTAAATTAAGAATTTTCCGAGATAAAGCTCCCATATTTTTTGACCCCAAAACCAGCTCAACCAAGCCGTACTGGCTAAAAAGGGCCCAAAGGCAAGATGTTCCCCTAAGCGCTTTTTACCCACTAAAATTAGTATGACACCAAAAACAGCCCCAGTCAAGAAAGCCAAAAATAACGCTACCAAAATCTGGGGAAAACCCAAAAAAAGACCTAAAAATCCAACTAATTTAACATCACCCATCCCCATACCTTTCCCCCGAGTCGCCACCGCCAGTAAAAGAAAAAATAAACTCGCTCCTAAACCACTCAAAATTGAGGTTAAATCATGGCTCACCAGAAAAGAATAAGAAAGAGCTAAAACAATGCCAAAATAAACAGCTTCATCAGGAATCGTCTGATAAAGAAAATCAGAAGCGGCAATGACAATCAAAGCATAAGAAACTAATAAAAGATAAAGAATATTAACCAAAGGCAAGGAAAAATAAAAGACAATTAAAAAAGTGACCAAACCAGTGGCTAGTTCAACCAACGGATACTGCCAACTAATAGGGGAGTGGCAAGAACGACAACGACCTTTAAGAAGAAGAAAAGAAAGTAAAGGCAGATTATCTTGCCAAAGAATCTTTTTCTTACACTTAGGACAAAAAGAACGCCCCCGTAAAGGCGATAATTGATGATTCAGGCGATAAACAACGACGTTCAGAAAACTACCAAGACACAGTCCTAAAAGAAAAACGATTATTCCAACCACTAAACCTGCCATAAGTCCACTATAACACATACCTAAATATGTTTTAAACAACTCTCTTCCCTTTAATTTTTAAACCGGCTTATGGCAGGCATTGATAACAAGCCGTTGCCAAATTTGAACTTGCTGCGCCTTTACAATCAGCATCAGGACAAGCTTCAGTCTCTGGAAAATCAGGTGGTATAGTACCATAATCAGGATCGGCAACACAACGCTTATAAGCTTCCGTCCTAAAAGATGATGATTTAG includes the following:
- the pilO gene encoding type 4a pilus biogenesis protein PilO, with translation MKIGINKLPGLSKFREFLFPLIVIVLIVLSGVLVVKPKLGEILKVRGELGKQKDELAQLSQKMAILQGYDRSELEARANQIVKVLPIDKNGPLIFASLRSLASENDLEIHGLDVQIGEISTESGKIQTKGNKESFPSLTISLSVSGDRGDLYEFFKSVESISPLMRIRQISLNQEEDIFESKLELETYYLASPEFIGKADRTIIPISSEEEEVYQKIKGYLTVLSQTSLPLITSGKENPFTY
- the rpsP gene encoding 30S ribosomal protein S16; the encoded protein is MVKIRLTRTGKRNAPSYRIVVMDSRTKRNGRVIENLGFYDPKTKPTTIKFDRKRVDYWLSQGAQMTEVVKKLLKK
- the rpmF gene encoding 50S ribosomal protein L32 — translated: MGALPKRRISTARKGKRRAAIKLKRSQLINCPNCSQPKKPHQVCPACGYYKGKEVVKPKVKKGKKST
- a CDS encoding prepilin-type N-terminal cleavage/methylation domain-containing protein, translating into MGALSRKILNLRRKKTVKGFTLIEIMIVVAIIAIFLLIALWAYRLQLLKGRDARRKADLATWQNLLEDYANDSVCYPEGMVVCGPTQGEFFEGYLSEIPCDPLNNVYYNYMYTFEEGSGCNKWYKIYTKLENENDPIIAKVGCDSNVDCPSGGCGPGCNYNYWVSSPNVTEVARLPGEFWVYIPGEEPPPGETPPGEEPSEEPPPGEFPPEIPLEAIPTCKTVEGTPWCWKEICRSCCPDTYSPYYYFCDKGDSPGPEDDKCILDLACKAD
- a CDS encoding prepilin-type N-terminal cleavage/methylation domain-containing protein, with translation MSKKGFTLIELLIVIAILGFLSTIGLASFRSSQIKSRDAQRKHDLGQIQRALEAYYNDKGGYPLTADFPGGGGSWSDEHETLYMKEIPKDPKFGNYAYYSADGTSYRIYARLENVKDAAIPDSGSYSGTSCGGEECNYGVSSANVAP
- a CDS encoding type II secretion system protein, with the protein product MNKKGFTLIELLVVVSIIGVLAALVMVNFNSARARARDVQRKSDLDQVKKALRLYYNDYDGYPEASGDQIVACEGTESKTFDWGSQFACGDMVYMKTLPEDPDPDASYSYAQATEQDFLLWADLENKSDSDICESQIHCGIFENEEDCDETQYVVCAD
- a CDS encoding type II secretion system protein, encoding MVKKKGFTLIEILVVVSLFGIIAVIGSGSFFSLLRGSTKSKTVSAVKQNGDYALGVMERMIRNARYLEENSNEQTCELGMTRIKIKNPDGGSTEFSCDSSTISSNSGELISGGLTLSSCAFDCREDGDLDPDVVAISFTLLSGASVGHPEEGAVIDFKTTISLRNIPE
- a CDS encoding pilus assembly PilX N-terminal domain-containing protein, with protein sequence MKKKTNSGQALLVILLIMAVALTIGLSVVSRSVTDIRLSQEQEESARAFSVAEAGLESLLAGQDLPDFSAEDFTIAAETISLGGSGKNSFRFPKEIDAGKTQTIWLIDHDETTGDLNPSSGFYQDGGTIEIFWGNEDQVANEPTTPALEATIIYNDGEFKTTKSAFDPDSNRTTSNNFTLASSGESLTIDDQTFTFPFKATVSIPSGSYALRLKLIYNDVEQALAIRGDADLPLQGQCYQVTASDVGAGISRKVEQCQLFEAPPAIFDYVLFSEEDLIKS
- a CDS encoding prepilin-type N-terminal cleavage/methylation domain-containing protein; amino-acid sequence: MNKKGFTLIELLVAVTIIAVLSGLALVSYQGARQSARDGKRKSDLEQIRSGLEMCRNDVGSYPVGSDPTSDCSDYLSPMPEDPIDGRSYYYSGSANSYELCTALENPGSDLCGVADSCGSAACNYKVGPP
- a CDS encoding type II secretion system protein, whose translation is MIKKKSGFTLIEILVVVSVMAILFSLGLAQYMKFNRQQILEQAILELKTDLTDARSKALSGKKECTEGVFDGVLVDFSPGNYVLYSSCGGGLDLKLISDTQLSSGVKITESPEDGILFKPITGGTDIQEESGATITLSGYGTTKNLEVYPDGKIDLISE
- the pilM gene encoding type IV pilus assembly protein PilM encodes the protein MEFFGLDIGSYNLKVVQLAKSGKEYRLVAFGSSPSTQKGLASEADTDLTALAEAIKKLQSEAKISTNNVNTALPQDQVFTRTINLPPLSEEELKSAIKWEAEQYVPIPLEEATLAHQVVGRINVNNQEKIQVLIVAAPTRLVEKTLKVLKTAGLNPVSLETEIVALARGLVGPEGEAALVVDLGAKATDMAVVEKGLVVFSRSVSTGGEALTRAIATSLGLDPSQAEAYKKAYGVDPKKLEGKVKGAIGPILDVIVNEIEKTIEYFRSETQKTIKRVILSGGTAGLPEAVSVMASKLSLEIQVGDAFNQIKMDETLRKQLSQVQTFLYATAIGLAMKEV
- the rnc gene encoding ribonuclease III, whose translation is MKKNLDILQQNLGIKFNQPQLLAQAMVHRSYLNETTGADLESNERLEFLGDVVLSFIISNWLYQEFPNYKEGQLTNLRSNLVRTTTLAKIADQLKIGQNLLMSRGEKSSGGEKNPSLLANSLEAVIGAIFFDQGLAKTEAFVKKQFKSFLEKIVAKGEFKDSKSLLQEKLQEEFKETPIYKTLKEEGPDHAKIFTVGVYSQGDLLTQEKGKSKQEAEEKAAKAALEKIEDNR
- a CDS encoding prepilin peptidase → MAGLVVGIIVFLLGLCLGSFLNVVVYRLNHQLSPLRGRSFCPKCKKKILWQDNLPLLSFLLLKGRCRSCHSPISWQYPLVELATGLVTFLIVFYFSLPLVNILYLLLVSYALIVIAASDFLYQTIPDEAVYFGIVLALSYSFLVSHDLTSILSGLGASLFFLLLAVATRGKGMGMGDVKLVGFLGLFLGFPQILVALFLAFLTGAVFGVILILVGKKRLGEHLAFGPFLASTAWLSWFWGQKIWELYLGKFLI
- the nusB gene encoding transcription antitermination factor NusB codes for the protein MKTPYDPRHIRRQKAIKNLFRWSFRSDQKIKNELAKKILVNSKKINEIIVQSAPDWPIEQINRVDLAILRLAIYELVIVKKEPPKVIIDEAVELAKRYGSEKSSSFVNGVLGTVLKKVEKKEKDKKTVSRKKSK
- a CDS encoding type II secretion system protein, producing the protein MKKGFTLIELLVVISIIGILASLTFVSYSGAQKQTRDTQRRSDLSQYRNGLENYAASNNGLYPVHTSKYDVAGFCGSGADLDEFISDCPTDPTTGKKYYYISDLQGTAYILYADLETAGWWYVCSSGKSDTTDDDTEPTFATCP
- a CDS encoding KH domain-containing protein, with product MKQLLEFLIKSIVEKPQAVKIKEEEKENFAEYSIKVDPEDIKIVIGKNGQTIRAIRTLAKTKAIKQGKKINLKLEENQ
- a CDS encoding DUF1493 family protein, producing MTKVEEKIISLISENLGATKEEITPKSSLRKDLGAETLMISDLLAKIQETFNIDLEEIEPEKVKFVDQLINLVTAEIE